The proteins below are encoded in one region of Bacillota bacterium:
- a CDS encoding V-type ATP synthase subunit B has translation MNLQYIGLEEINGPLIFLDNVENIGFEEMVEIQLINGGLRYGRVVQIVGRKVAIQVFEGTNQMSLTNTKIKFLGHSMEIGVSKEILGRTFNGSGQPIDGLGPIFVDEHRDINGLPLNPVSRIYPRNYINTGISSIDALSTLIRGQKLPIFSGSGLPHNELAVQIVKQAKIAEGDGKNFCIVFAAMGVKNDVADYFKRSFEEAGVVEKVVMFINLSNDPIIERILTPRCALTAAEYLAYKHDMHVLVILTDITAYCEALREFSSSKGEIPGRKGYPGYLYSDLASLYERAGIVKNAKGSVTQIPILTMPNDDITHPVPDLTGYITEGQIVLDRDLHQVGIYPPIGILPSLSRLMKDGIGAGYTRLDHQDLTNQLFASYAKVQDARSLASVIGEDELGAIDKQYIEFGHLFEEHFISQGFETNRSIEETLDLGWNLLSILPQSELDRTEDDVLKEFYNHEKALKIFDIKQKSIIRELAKSNES, from the coding sequence ATGAATCTTCAATATATTGGATTAGAAGAAATCAATGGCCCTTTGATTTTTTTAGACAATGTTGAAAACATTGGCTTTGAAGAAATGGTAGAAATTCAATTAATTAATGGCGGACTTCGTTATGGAAGGGTCGTTCAAATTGTTGGAAGAAAAGTAGCAATTCAAGTTTTTGAGGGAACGAATCAAATGTCTCTTACAAACACTAAAATTAAGTTTTTAGGGCATTCAATGGAAATTGGAGTGTCTAAAGAAATTTTAGGAAGAACATTTAATGGCTCAGGACAACCAATAGATGGGCTTGGACCTATATTTGTTGACGAACATAGAGACATTAATGGATTACCTTTGAATCCAGTTTCAAGAATATATCCGCGGAATTATATAAATACTGGAATCAGTAGTATTGATGCACTTTCTACTTTAATTAGAGGACAAAAACTTCCGATTTTTTCTGGATCAGGACTGCCTCATAATGAACTTGCGGTTCAAATTGTCAAACAAGCAAAAATAGCAGAAGGTGATGGGAAAAACTTTTGTATTGTTTTTGCTGCAATGGGAGTAAAAAATGATGTTGCAGATTACTTCAAGCGTTCGTTTGAAGAAGCAGGAGTAGTAGAAAAAGTTGTGATGTTCATTAATCTATCGAATGATCCAATTATTGAAAGAATTTTAACTCCAAGATGTGCTTTAACTGCAGCTGAGTATTTAGCATACAAACACGACATGCATGTTCTAGTAATCTTAACAGATATAACTGCGTATTGTGAAGCTCTGCGAGAATTTTCAAGCAGTAAAGGAGAGATACCTGGCCGTAAAGGCTACCCAGGTTATTTATACTCTGATTTGGCATCTTTGTATGAGAGAGCAGGAATCGTGAAGAATGCAAAAGGATCTGTTACTCAAATTCCTATTCTTACAATGCCAAATGATGATATTACACATCCGGTCCCTGATTTAACTGGGTATATTACAGAAGGTCAAATTGTACTAGACAGAGATTTGCATCAAGTTGGAATTTATCCACCGATTGGAATTCTACCATCTTTATCAAGATTAATGAAAGATGGAATTGGGGCCGGATACACAAGACTTGATCATCAAGATCTAACTAACCAATTATTTGCATCTTACGCGAAAGTACAAGACGCAAGAAGCTTAGCATCTGTAATTGGTGAAGATGAATTAGGAGCTATTGATAAACAATACATTGAATTTGGACATTTGTTTGAAGAACATTTCATTTCACAAGGATTTGAAACAAATCGCTCGATTGAAGAAACATTAGATTTAGGTTGGAATCTATTATCCATTCTTCCGCAGTCTGAACTAGATCGCACCGAAGACGATGTATTAAAAGAATTTTATAACCATGAAAAAGCCTTAAAAATATTCGATATTAAGCAAAAATCGATTATTCGAGAATTGGCTAAATCAAACGAAAGCTAA